DNA sequence from the Leptospira limi genome:
ATCATAATTTCCAAAGTTTAGATCGTAATGGAGAACCTCCCTATTCGATCCTTCCATTTAGTATCAGCGATGAGGTGATACCATGATCTCAATAGAAATCGATTTTATTTATTTTTTTGCATCTCTCTTCTTTTTACAGTATAGTTTGGTGATTGTAACCAATAAAGAAAATAGAAATTTGTTCTTACTATATTGGATGAGTCTTTCGGTCATCGGAATTTTTCTATTATTCTCTCTTTCAAAATGGGGAATTTCCGTATTTGGTTGGGATACCCAATCCATTTTTTTGCTTCTAACAAAAGCCAATTTAATTTTGTTTTTCGCATTTCAGGTATTAGGAGAGAGGATATTCTCGTATTCACGAGTTGTCGGTTTTTTGATTTCAGTTTTACTCACTCTTTTTTTTGGGACTTTTTTTTATTGGATCCATTTGTTTCAATCGCAACTCTACGCCCAGGATGAGTCTGGGCTTTTACCGTTCACTGTTGCCATGGGTGCGTTTGTTTGGTCTCGGGAAATGTTTTGGATTTCTCCAAAGTCAAACAAATCAAAGTTAGTGGAGGAAGATAAACCAAAGCTATTATTTTTATTTTTGCCTTGTATTTTATTCCTCTTATCTCCTTACAAAACAAATTATGAATTTATTGAAATCATTTCAAAACCAGTGGTTTTGGGATTTTCTTCCTTAATTGGATTTACGATCATTTCTCAATACCTAAAGGTTTCCATCCCAAGAGAAACTGAGATCGGTGTATGGTTAGGAAGTATCGGATTTTCGACAGCGATCAGTGTGGATTTATTGGTAAGTATTCCTTTAGCATTTGTGATTGGAATGTTTGCCCGTGGAATCTATTTTTATCTAGATGGATTGAAATGGTCAGATTCAGGAAAACGAGGAGTTGTTTCCTATTTGGTTCCTTCCATACTTGCAACTTTTTTGCCTTTTTTGGTAGTGGAACCAAAAGATTGGAACCATTCACCCTATGTCTTGTTAGGAGTCCAAGTCTTATATTTTCTGAGTTTTTATCTAATTTCAAGTTTAGTTTTTGGCTTTCTACTTCTAATCAAACCAAAGTCAGAATAAATTTTTGAAAAAACAATCGACAGTGAATTTTTTGCTGTCGATAGTAATTCTGTGAACCCATCTTCGGATTCGAAATACATCATCACGGATGACCCTTTTTTTGAAGGTAAAATCGCCGATTTTTCTAAAAAACTAAAAACAAAAGTCCTTCCTCTCTCCGATTTACCCAACACAGATTTTGATTCACAAGGAAAAATCATAAAACTCTTATTTTACATCTCTCGTTATGAGTTGGAAAATAAACACAAAGAAATCCATCAGTTTTTAAAAGAAAATCCTACAATTATGTCCAACATCATCGTTCGGGCACCAATCGACTACACAGGTTATATGGCGATGTCGATTGAAGAGGAATTGTTTTTCACGAATGTTCCAGATGATGCTCCTTTGGTATTTCTCATCAAAAATTTGGTAAATGCATTTACCAGCTTACAAATGATAGTTGATAAGTTTGAGCTCCAAAAACGAATCAATGTATCCACAAATGAGATTTCAAAACTAACAAAAATTGGAATCAGTTTAGCGAATGAAAAGGATTTTACGAAATTACTTCGAGATATTTTGAATTCTGCACGCGAGATTTCCAACTCAGATTCTGGTTCTTTGTATTTGGTGGAAAAAGATGAACGGGGGAATCCAAGAAATTTACGTTTTAAAATTTCTGCCTTAGATTTAAATAGTGATGAATTTATCCTCCCTATCAATAAAAAAAGTATCGCAGGTTATGTTGCTTTTACTGGCAAACAATTAAATATCCCAAACGTATACGAACTTTCGGGCAAAGAAGAATATAAATTCAACAGTGATTTTGATCGAATGAGTAATTATTACTCCAAGTCAATGTTGGTGGTGCCCATGAAAGACCACCATGATGAAGTAGTAGGTGTCATCCAACTCATCAATCGCAAAAAGAATTTTCAAACCAAACTGACATTAGATGAAATGAAATCGAATTCAGTTTTGGATTATGATAAATATTCGGAAGAACTTGTGATGGCAGTTGCAGGACAAGCTGCCGTTGCAATCCAAAATAATAACCTAGTTCATGAAATTGAAACCTTGTTTGAAGGGTTTGTAACTGCAAGTGTTTCTGCAATTGAATCTAGGGACCCAACTACATCTGGTCACTCCTTTCGTGTGGCACAGTACACCGTTGGACTTGCTGAATCTGTGAATGGAGTGCAAGTTGGACGATTTAAAGATGTTCACTTTAATGAATCTCAAATCAAAGAAATTCGTTATGCTTCCTTATTACACGATTTTGGAAAAGTTGGTGTAAGAGAAAAGGTTTTGGTGAAAGCCAAAAAATTGGAAGATTATGAGTTGGATCTCATTCGTTGGAGATTCCAATTTATTCTGAAAGATGTAGAAACTAAACTTGCACAGAAAAAAATTGAATACTTAAAAAAACACGGTAACAACGGTTATCCACAATTTGAAAAATCAATCCAGTTAGAATATACACTAGAGAAAGAAAAATTGGAAGAGATGGTTCGTGTCATTACCGATTCGAATGAACCAACTATTTTGGAAGAGGGCAATTCGAACTTTTTGGAAGAGATTTCGAAAATGAGTTACCACACAACCGATGGAAATCAATTGAGTTTGTTACTTCCAAAAGAGTTTAATTTTTTATCGATTCGTCGTGGTTCTTTGGATTTTGAAGAAAGAAGAGAAATTGAATCCCATGTGGAACATACGTTTCAATTTTTATCCAAAATTCCTTGGACAAGAGAACTTAAAATGGTTCCGAGTATCGCTCATGGCCACCATGAAAAATTGAATGGGTCGGGATACCCTAGGGGGTTGTCTGCAGTCGAAATACCCGTCCAGGCGAAAATGATGGCGATTGCCGATATTTTTGATGCGTTAACGGACCAGGACCGTCCTTATAAAAAAGCGGTTCCACTCGATCGGGCTTTTGATATTTTAAAAATGGAAGTGCGAGACCAACACATTGATGGAGACCTTCTCGACCTCTTCATTGAAAGTCGCGCTTACGAAAAAATTCAGCACAAACGATAAAAAAAACCTGAAAAAAAGTTCGTCTTTTAAAGCACCTCCGAAACTTGTGTGTCTAAGCATTAGGAGGAGACATGAACCAAACTCTAAAAGGTCGCACAGTGATCATTACTGGCATTACAGATGCGTCCTCACTTGCACTTATCATTGCAAAAGAATGTAAAGACCAAGGTGCAAAACTCATTTGCACAGGACTTGGAAAAACACCTTTTCACAAAAATTTATCTGAAAACAGCATAAACTTTTTAGATCGTACATATGCAGATTTTCAAAATACCGTAAAAAAGGAATTAGGTGAAGATGTGGTCACCTTCCCTCTTGATGTCACCATCCAAGAGAGTATTGATTCCTTTGCTGACTTTTTGTTAGAGAAAAAAGAAACCATTCATTCTTTATTACACTCTATTGCAATGGACAAAACCATTCGCCAAGGGAAAGTAAAGCCAATCATGACCGTTTCAAGAGAAGAGTTTATGGATGCGATGAACGTATCTTCTTTTTCGTTACTTGCGATTGTCCAAAGCCTTTATCAAAGAAATCTATTAACGATTGGAGCATCCATTGTTGCTCTCAGTTATTTAGGTGCAGAAAAAGTTGTAGTTCACCCATATAAAAACATTGGTGTTGCTAAAGCGGCACTAGAGCGACTTGTAAAAGAGATGGCTATGGAATTGGGACAAGAAAAAGAAATCCAAGTGAATGCGATTCGATTTTCTCCCTACCGAGCAAGTAAAGCTGGTTCTGCAATAGAAGGATTAGAAGAAGCTGAAATCCATTGCCAAACTTCCTCTCCACTTGGGAATGCAAAAGCAAAAGACCTTGCAGAAGAAGTATGTTATTTGTTCCGTCCTTCCAATCGAATCACTGGTGAAATTCGACATGTGGATGGTGGATACCATATCCGAGGATAAAACTTAAACTAGGCTTGATCCAAAAAAATCTTGGATTAGATTTTGAAAGTGATTCCCTCTCACTTCAAAGTTTTTATAAAGATCAAAACTAGCACCTGCCGGTGAAAAAATCACCGTCAGGGTTTCTTCTTTTTCTAAATTTGATTTGGTTAACCAATGATGATCAATTTTTTCTTTCACATCTGCGATCAGAGATTTCAAATCATCAAAATAAAAAACAGGTAATCCAGTAAGATTTAATTCCTCTCCCCATACTTCTTTTGCCTTTCCAAAAACAAACAGAGGACATTCTAACTCTCTCCATCTTTTTATCAGCGGTTGGATTGGTTCCACTTTCGGAATTCCACCTAATATTAGATAAATGGGATCACCTTTTTTGAAACCAGAGATTCCCGATAACATTGAATGTAAGTTTGTCGATTTTGAATCATTAATGAACCGAATGGACTGGTATTTTGGGTTGAGAGTTTCTGTGGGAATGGATTGGAACCTGTGTGGCAAACCATCAAATGTTTCCAATTGGCTTTGGATTTGGTCTGGACTTAAACCCACAACCTCAGCAAGTGCAATGGCAAAACATAAATTCATAAGGTTGTGTTTTCCTTTTAGAGGGAATAAGGAAACATCATATTCATGATTTGGTGTATGGATTTTATTTGGGTTTTGTGTGACAGAATAAGATTTATTTTCTCCCACCAAATGTAAATTGGGATTCGTAGGAATCTCAAATGGTGTATAAGTGAAAAAATTCGGATTCACAAAACATTGGTGCTTTTTGTCTAACAAATTCTGGATTTTCCATTTTGCAAGCGCATAGGATTCCATGGTTTTATGCCTTTCTAAATGATCAGATGCAAGATTTAAGATGGCAGATGCCGTCAGTTTTAAGTTAGGTGAGTCATCCAGTTGGTAACTTGATAATTCTAATACAACAATCTCTGGATTTTCTCTACAAAACGAAGTAAAGGGAACTCCAATATTCCCTCCCATTTTTGCATTTGGGTATTTTTTCTTTAGTATATGATATGTTAAAGCAGTTGTTGTCGATTTGCCGTCGGTGCCAGTGATGCCTATCACTGGTCCATTGAAAAAAATTCTGCCAAGTGTGATCTCACTTAGGATGGGAATTTGTTTCCTACGTGCCGTTTCTAAAATTGGATGATCTGGTAGGATTCCTGGACTTTTGATGATACAATCAATTCCACCTAGGTTTTCTTGTGGCATAAGATCGGACAAAACTTTCGTATACAGACTTTGGTTTGCTTTCTCTGGGAAACGATCCGCGAGAATGACTTTTTTCCCAAGGGAATTGAGTAGGAGAGCTGCCGAATCACCGGAGGACCCACCCCCTAAAATGAGGAAAGAATGAAGATTTTGCAGGTCAGATTGGCTCAATATGGATTCAGAAAACATTGATTGACACTCCGTTAAAATACATCGATTTTGTAAAATCATATCAGGTTGGGTAAATAGGTGCTGAAACACGAAGTGAAAGACGGAAAACTAGTCGTTTATTTGGAAGGTCGATTGGACGTTTCTGTGGCGAATGAAGTGGAAGAGGGACTCACTGAACTCATTGACTCTTTAGGTCATAGAAAGGTTCTTCTCAATATGAAAGATGTAGAGTATATGTCTTCTTCGGGGTTTCGTGCTTGTATATCGACTTTACGCAAACTCAATTCCAAAGAAGGATTTCTTAAGATTTCCAATATCAAACCAGCTGTGAAAAGGATCTTTGATGTCATCGAACTGACTTCTTTATTCGATATTTATGATTCAGAAGAAGCAGCGTTAAAATCCTTTTGACCAATTCATTTGAATCCTATTTTACACAAAATTGTAGAAACGAAACATTCAGAAATCAATGAAAGTCGTGGTAAGGTTTTACCCGACAGAACGATTCCCATTCGGGATTGGAAATCTCATCTCAAAACAACATCCATCTCGGTCATAGCCGAATGCAAAAAAGGTAGTCCCAGTGCGGGAGTGATTCGGCATGAATACGATCCAGTCACCATTGCCACTGAGTATGAAAGTTCAGGGGCTGGTGCCATTTCTGTCTTGACTGACAAATCGTATTTTTATGGTTCCTTGAGTGATTTACAATCTGTTGCAAACAAGGTTTCTGTTCCAGTCATTCGTAAGGATTTTATTTTAGATCCAATTCAAATCGATGAAGCGTATGCCTATGGTGCCTCAGCAATTTTACTCATTGTTAGGATCCTTTCACCGGAACAATTAAAACTTTTACATGAACATGCGACTCGTCTTGGCCTTGCTGTCCTCGTGGAAACCCATAACCAAATGGAAGTGGATATTGCATTAGACATGGGGGCAAATACCATTGGAATTAATACTCGCGACCTAGATACATTTCAAATTCACAAAAATCTAATTGAACAAATTGCACCTAAATTGGATTCGTCGATCATCCGAGTGGCTGAGTCAGGAATTGAATCTTTTGAAGATTGGCAAAAATACAAAGGAATGATTGATTCTATGTTAGTTGGAACTTTTTTTATGAAAAGTAAAAACATTCCTGCTGATTTTTTGGCTCTTCTGAATGGTAAAACTGCCAATCGAAACTGAAAAATCATAGAGATCGAATCGAATTCATTCTAATTATTTGAATTAAATGTTGTTTTATTTATAAATTCGGATTTTTTAATACAGAAAACTATGGTCTGGAAGTCATTCTTAAAAGGTATCTTCCTCTTTCTAGCCTACATTGGTTCTGCCAAATTGGGTATGGAGTATTTTGCATTCCAACCTATGAATTTGGCTGTATTGTGGATCCCTTCTGGGATTGGTCTCGTCGGCTGTATTTTTTTCGGATATCGATTTTTCCCAATTGTTTGGTTAGCAAGTTTTCTTGCTAATAAAGATGGATTGATTAGCAGTCAATTCCAACTCACACAATTTGAATTGTATCTTAGTATTTGTTTAACTGCATCAGTTGATGCGTTTCAATCAGTTCTCGCCTATTATTTCTGGAATACAAAAATAAGAAAAAATCTCAATTCGACTAAGGATAATTTTTATTTCATCGTATATGTTGCTTTTTTATCTAGTTTGATTTCGATTTTACTTCTTGGTCTTGTTCTAAATTCATTTGGATACTTTCATAACTTAAATGTAAATGAAATTGTTCGAACTCTCGTTGTGATCACCTTTGGTGATACGATAGGAATTTTTATCACTGTTCCGATGTTTCTGGCTTGGAGGAAATTGGAATGGAAGGAGTTATCCTTACGTCTCGTTTTCTGGACAATTATATTTATCGTTTTCCAAGCAGTGATAGTGTTTCGATTCCCATATTTATTTTTTCTTTCGTTTTTGATTTTGATTTATTTAGGGTATCGATTCCAAATCAGGGGAGTCACATTAGGTGTATTCTTATTGTATTTGTCGAGTGTACTCATGACTCGATTAGGTGTTGGACCATTTGTACAACCGGTTATCTTTGATTCTTATATTTATCTCATTTCGTTTTTGATTCCATATGCAATTCTTGCTGAGTTTATCACCTTACAATACCAAAGGTTACTGTATAATCGGTTTGAGTTGGAAAAAAAAGTATATGACCGAACTAAGTTACTGAGAACTCAGATTTTCGAAAAAACACAAGCGATTGAAGCATTACACAAATCCGAAAAACTATTAAGTGAGTCCAATCGCACAAAAGATATATTTTTTTCGATCATTGCTCACGATTTACGTAATCCTTTAGGATCCTTTAAACAAATCACAGAACTGATGTATGCGGACTTTGATACCTATAGCGATTCTGAAAAAAGAGAAACTGTTTTTGAAATTAAAAAATCTGCCTCGCGAGTTTATAGTTTGTTAGAACAACTTCTTGATTGGGCAAGAACTCAAACGGGCAATATGCCATTCCGTCCAAATGAAGTCAACCTTCGGACAATTGTTTCTAAGATAACCGAACAAATGGCCGCTTTGATTCAGAAAAAGGGAATTCAGTTCAGTGTAGAGATCCCTGAAAAATTTTCATTTGTGTATGCAGACTCCGAAATGATCCAAGCGGTTTTACGAAATTTAATTTCCAATTCAATTAAGTTTACCAATGATAATGGCAAAATCCAAATCTCTGTTTCGCAAGAAGAGGATGGTGTACGAATTGAATGCAAAGACAATGGAGTTGGAATGAATAGCTCTGATTTAGAGAAATTATTCCGTTTGGATGCACAGTTAACAAGTATAGGGTTAGAAGGAGAAAAAGGCACAGGCCTTGGTCTCATTTTATGCCATGAATTTGTTAAAATACACGGTGGAGAAATTTGGGCTACAAGTGAAAAGGGAAAGGGAACGACTGTTAGCTTTCGTTTGCCTGATCCCAAATAAAATTTGATAAGAATCTGTTTTTATTTTTGAATCATTTAAGAAAAATTCTCTTCTAAATTTGCCTTTTGGCTATAAGGCAAATATACGATGAATTTTGTATTTCCTTTCGCAGATTTTACATCAATGATTCCTTTGTGTTTTTCAATGATCTGTTTCGAAATATACAAACCAAGACCAGTTCCTTGGCCAATTGGTTTTGTTGTAAAAAACGGATCAAAAATTTTATCCAATATTTCATTTGGTACACCAGGACCTGAGTCTTCGATACAGACATAGGCAAATGGATTGT
Encoded proteins:
- a CDS encoding STAS domain-containing protein — protein: MLKHEVKDGKLVVYLEGRLDVSVANEVEEGLTELIDSLGHRKVLLNMKDVEYMSSSGFRACISTLRKLNSKEGFLKISNIKPAVKRIFDVIELTSLFDIYDSEEAALKSF
- a CDS encoding HD family phosphohydrolase — translated: MNPSSDSKYIITDDPFFEGKIADFSKKLKTKVLPLSDLPNTDFDSQGKIIKLLFYISRYELENKHKEIHQFLKENPTIMSNIIVRAPIDYTGYMAMSIEEELFFTNVPDDAPLVFLIKNLVNAFTSLQMIVDKFELQKRINVSTNEISKLTKIGISLANEKDFTKLLRDILNSAREISNSDSGSLYLVEKDERGNPRNLRFKISALDLNSDEFILPINKKSIAGYVAFTGKQLNIPNVYELSGKEEYKFNSDFDRMSNYYSKSMLVVPMKDHHDEVVGVIQLINRKKNFQTKLTLDEMKSNSVLDYDKYSEELVMAVAGQAAVAIQNNNLVHEIETLFEGFVTASVSAIESRDPTTSGHSFRVAQYTVGLAESVNGVQVGRFKDVHFNESQIKEIRYASLLHDFGKVGVREKVLVKAKKLEDYELDLIRWRFQFILKDVETKLAQKKIEYLKKHGNNGYPQFEKSIQLEYTLEKEKLEEMVRVITDSNEPTILEEGNSNFLEEISKMSYHTTDGNQLSLLLPKEFNFLSIRRGSLDFEERREIESHVEHTFQFLSKIPWTRELKMVPSIAHGHHEKLNGSGYPRGLSAVEIPVQAKMMAIADIFDALTDQDRPYKKAVPLDRAFDILKMEVRDQHIDGDLLDLFIESRAYEKIQHKR
- a CDS encoding enoyl-ACP reductase FabI; the protein is MNQTLKGRTVIITGITDASSLALIIAKECKDQGAKLICTGLGKTPFHKNLSENSINFLDRTYADFQNTVKKELGEDVVTFPLDVTIQESIDSFADFLLEKKETIHSLLHSIAMDKTIRQGKVKPIMTVSREEFMDAMNVSSFSLLAIVQSLYQRNLLTIGASIVALSYLGAEKVVVHPYKNIGVAKAALERLVKEMAMELGQEKEIQVNAIRFSPYRASKAGSAIEGLEEAEIHCQTSSPLGNAKAKDLAEEVCYLFRPSNRITGEIRHVDGGYHIRG
- the murD gene encoding UDP-N-acetylmuramoyl-L-alanine--D-glutamate ligase produces the protein MFSESILSQSDLQNLHSFLILGGGSSGDSAALLLNSLGKKVILADRFPEKANQSLYTKVLSDLMPQENLGGIDCIIKSPGILPDHPILETARRKQIPILSEITLGRIFFNGPVIGITGTDGKSTTTALTYHILKKKYPNAKMGGNIGVPFTSFCRENPEIVVLELSSYQLDDSPNLKLTASAILNLASDHLERHKTMESYALAKWKIQNLLDKKHQCFVNPNFFTYTPFEIPTNPNLHLVGENKSYSVTQNPNKIHTPNHEYDVSLFPLKGKHNLMNLCFAIALAEVVGLSPDQIQSQLETFDGLPHRFQSIPTETLNPKYQSIRFINDSKSTNLHSMLSGISGFKKGDPIYLILGGIPKVEPIQPLIKRWRELECPLFVFGKAKEVWGEELNLTGLPVFYFDDLKSLIADVKEKIDHHWLTKSNLEKEETLTVIFSPAGASFDLYKNFEVRGNHFQNLIQDFFGSSLV
- a CDS encoding sensor histidine kinase; the protein is MVWKSFLKGIFLFLAYIGSAKLGMEYFAFQPMNLAVLWIPSGIGLVGCIFFGYRFFPIVWLASFLANKDGLISSQFQLTQFELYLSICLTASVDAFQSVLAYYFWNTKIRKNLNSTKDNFYFIVYVAFLSSLISILLLGLVLNSFGYFHNLNVNEIVRTLVVITFGDTIGIFITVPMFLAWRKLEWKELSLRLVFWTIIFIVFQAVIVFRFPYLFFLSFLILIYLGYRFQIRGVTLGVFLLYLSSVLMTRLGVGPFVQPVIFDSYIYLISFLIPYAILAEFITLQYQRLLYNRFELEKKVYDRTKLLRTQIFEKTQAIEALHKSEKLLSESNRTKDIFFSIIAHDLRNPLGSFKQITELMYADFDTYSDSEKRETVFEIKKSASRVYSLLEQLLDWARTQTGNMPFRPNEVNLRTIVSKITEQMAALIQKKGIQFSVEIPEKFSFVYADSEMIQAVLRNLISNSIKFTNDNGKIQISVSQEEDGVRIECKDNGVGMNSSDLEKLFRLDAQLTSIGLEGEKGTGLGLILCHEFVKIHGGEIWATSEKGKGTTVSFRLPDPK
- a CDS encoding indole-3-glycerol-phosphate synthase — encoded protein: MNPILHKIVETKHSEINESRGKVLPDRTIPIRDWKSHLKTTSISVIAECKKGSPSAGVIRHEYDPVTIATEYESSGAGAISVLTDKSYFYGSLSDLQSVANKVSVPVIRKDFILDPIQIDEAYAYGASAILLIVRILSPEQLKLLHEHATRLGLAVLVETHNQMEVDIALDMGANTIGINTRDLDTFQIHKNLIEQIAPKLDSSIIRVAESGIESFEDWQKYKGMIDSMLVGTFFMKSKNIPADFLALLNGKTANRN